A region of the Myxococcus stipitatus DSM 14675 genome:
GCGCAAGCCGCGCGTGCTGGTGTGCGCCGCGGGCGTCAGCATCTACGGCGACCGGGGCGACGAGCCGCTCACCGAGACGAGCGCGCCGGGCACGGGCTTCCTCGCGGACGTGTGCCGCGTCTGGGAGGCCGCCACCGCGCCCGCCGAGGCCGCGGGGATTCGCGTGGTGAACCTGCGCATCGGCCCGGTGCTGGACGCGCGGGAGGGCGCGCTGGCGAAGATGGTGCCCCCCTTCCTCGCGGGAGGTGGCGGGCCCATCGCCTCCGGGCGGCAGTGGATGAGCTGGGTGTCGCTGGAGGACCTGCTGGGCCTCATCCACTTCAGCCTCTTCACCGACGCGGCGCGCGGCCCCCTCAACGCGGTGGCGCCGGGGGCGGTGCGGCAGGGGGACTTCGCCCGGACGCTCGGCCGGGTGCTGCGGCGTCCGGCGGTGCTGCCCATGCCCGCGGCGGTCATCCGGACGCTCTTCGGCGAGATGGGGCAGGAGGCCCTGCTGGCGGGTGCCCGGGTGCTCCCCTCCAGGGCGGAGCAACTGGGTTACGCTTTCGTCCTGCCCGAACTGGAAGGGGCGCTGCGGTTCACGCTGGGCCGCACCACGGAGGGGCTCGAGGTCCGCCACGACTGAGCGGCTCGATGCTTGACAATCCCCCCTACCGCGACTGATGGAATGGCTTTCTATGATTCAGGTCGAAGGGCTGACCAAGTACTACGGTGAGCACGCGGCCATCCGGGACCTGGCCTTCACCATCGGGCAGGGTGAGGTCATCGGCTTCCTCGGCCTCAATGGCGCGGGCAAGTCGACGACGTTGAAGGTCCTGGGGTGCGTGCTGCTGCCGACCGCCGGGCGCGTCGTCATCGACGGACATGACGTGGTGAGCAATGCCCACGAGGTCCGGCAGCGCATCGGCTATCTCCCCGACGTGCCGCCGCTCTACGACGAGATGACGGTGGGCGAGTACCTGGCCTACGTCGCGCGGCTTCGCGGCGTGACGGCGCGGGACGCCGCGGCCCGGGTGGGCGAGGCCGAGGAGAAGACGGGGCTTCGCGAGGTGGACGGCGAGCTCATCTCCACGCTCAGCCACGGCTACCGGCAGCGCGTGGGCGTGGCGCAGGCGCTGGTGCACAAGCCCGCGCTGCTCATCCTCGACGAGCCCACCAGCGGCCTGGACCCGCGGCAGATCGTCGAGATGCGCGACGTCATCCGGGGACTCAAGGGCACGCACACCGTCCTGGTCTCCAGCCACATCCTCCCGGAGATCTCGCAGACGTGTGACCGGCTCCTCATCATCCACAAGGGGACGCTGGTGGCGCAGGGGACGGAGGAGGAGCTGGGGCGGAAGATGGGCGGCGGAGGCTCCATCGAGGTCGAGGTGCGCGGAGACCAGGCGCGCGCGGTGGAGGTGCTCCAGGGCTTCGGCGCGGTGGAGGTGGACCGGGCCGTGGACGGCGTGGTGTCGCTGAGCCTGCGCGCTTCTCCGGACCTGCGTCCGCGTGTGGCGCAGGCGGTGGTGGGCGCGGGGCTGGAGCTGCTGCGCCTGGACCAGGGCGCGGGGCAGTTGGAGTCCATCTTCCTCAGGCTGACGCATGGCCAGGAGGTGCGCGCGTGAAGGCGCTGCTCATCGCCCGCCGCGAGCTGTCCGGTTACCTGCGCACGCTCAGCGGCTACGTCGTCATCGCGGTCATCCTCGCGTTGAACGGCCTGTTCTTCAACGCGTACGCCCTGGGCGGCGCGAGCAAGCGCTCCGCCGAGGTGCTGTCGCAGTTCTTCTATTACTCGAGCGGCTTCACCGTCGTCGCCTCGGTGTTCATCTCCATGCGGCTGCTCGCCGAGGAGCGACAGACGGGGACGTTGCCGCTCCTGTACTCGTCGCCGCTGCGAGACCGGGACATCGTGCTGGGCAAGTTCCTGGCGGGCTTCGCCTTCCTGTCGCTCTACGTGCTGTGCACGCTGTACATGCCGGTGCTGGTGCTGGTGAACGGCAAGGTGTCGCTGGGCCACGTGGCGGCGGGCTACCTGGGGTTGCTGCTGCTGGGCAGTGCGTCGCTCGCGGTGGGGACGTTCGGCTCGGCGCTGGCGCGCAACCAGTTGCTCGCGGCGATTACGTCCGCGGTGATGCTGGTGGCGCTCATCCTCTGCTGGCTCCTGGCGCGCATCACCGAGCAGCCGTTGTCGGATGTCTTCAGCGCGATGTCGCTGTGGAACCAGCACTTCCCGCCGTTCCAGTCGGGGCTCATCCACGTGCGCGATGTCGTCTACTACGTCGTCGTCACCTATGTGGCGCTGTTCGCGGCCACGCGCGTGCTCGAAGCGCGGAGGTGGCGATGAGCCCGCGTCCGGTGAGCCATGGATTGGCGACGACGTTGACGTTCGTCGCGGGGCTTCTCGCCGTCTTCATCGGCGAGCGCATCCTGGGCGTGGGCACGGGCCGAGGGCTGCTGTCCGGCGCGGGTGTGGCGGCGGTCGTCCTCGCCACGGGCTGGCGCTTCTTCGCCTCGCGCGGCGCGAGCGTGGAGCGGCGCACGGTGGATGGCTGGGTGCTGGGCCTGTACGGCCTGGGCCTGCTGGCGCTGGGGCTCTACTTCCTCCAGTCGGACCTGGGCACGTCGCTCTTCGACGCGCGGCTGTCGATGAAGTCCCCCAAGCTGGCGGTGGTGCTGGCGGCGCTGTACCCCGCGCTGCTCGCGTGCTGCCTGGCGCCGCTGGTGCTGGTGGAGACCGCGGTCCAGGCGATGGCTCGGGCGCCGGTGCTGGAGACGGGGCGCGCGCGCAGCGCGCTGTACTCCGGCCTGGGCATGTCCTTCGTCGTCATCTTCGCCTTCGCGACGGTGTACGTCGTCACGCAGGCGAACACGACGTGGGACCTGTCGTACTACCGCACCGCGAAGCCCGGGGACTCCACGCGCAAGGTGGTGCGCGGACTCAACGAGCCCTTGCAGGTGACGCTCTTCTTCCCGCCCTCGAACGAGGTGGGGGAGGCGGTGCGGCAGTACTTCCGCGACCTGTCGACGGAGAGCCCCCAGCTCCTCAACGTGGAGTGGCTGGACCAGGCCGTGGAGCCCACGCGGGCGCGGCTGCTGGGCGTGCACAACAACGGCACCGTCGTGCTGGCCCGGGGGGAGCGCAGGGAACCCCTCACGGTGGGCCTGGAGCTGGACCGCTCGCGAGGGCAGCTGCAGCGCCTGGACCAGGAGGTCCAGCGGCGGCTGATGACGGTGGCGAAGCCTCGCCGCGTCGTCTACCTCACGGCGGGCCATGGCGAGCGCGCGGACACGCGGCCCGTGCCGGGCGAGACGCCGAAGCCCGCCGTCGCGCAGCTCAAGGAGGTCCTCCGCTCGCAGAACGTGGACGTGCGCTCCCTCGGCGTCTCCGAGGGGCTGGGGCAGGAGATTCCCTCCGACGCGGCGGCGCTGGTGGTGCTGGGCGCCACGCGCGACTTCCTCCCCGAGGAGACCACCGCCGTGCGCGAGTACCTCCAGCGCGGCGGCCGGCTGCTGATGGCGCTGGAGCCGGAGGGCCCTCGCTTCGAGAAGCTCCTGGAGCCCCTGGGCCTGAAGTACCTGGGCACGCCGCTGGCGAATGACCAGGTGTACTTCCGCACCACGCGTCAGCAGAGCGACCGGGGCAACCTGGGCTCGGTGGGCTTCAGCTCACATCCGTCCGTCACGTCGCTGACGGCGCTGGGCGGACAGGCGGCGGTGGCGCTCCTCGGCGCGGGGGCGATGGACCAGCTCCAGCCGCTGCCCACGGGTATCATGCACGACGTCTCCGTGCGGGCTCACGGCGCCACGTTCGCGGACGCGAATGGGAACTTCACGTACGACCCGGGCGAGACGCGGCGCACCTGGCCGCTGGTGGTGGCGGTGGAGGAGCCCGCGGCGGCCGGCAAGTCGCCCATGCGCGCCATCGTCCTGGCGGACGCGGATGCGATGAGCGACGTGGTGCTGTCCAACCTGGGCAACGAGTACCTGGTGCTGGACTCGCTGCGGTGGTTGACGGGCGAAGAGGCCGTGTCCGGCGCGGTGTCGTCCGAGGAGGACGTGCCCATCCAGCACACGCGGGAGCAGGACGTGGCGTGGTTCTACGCCACCGTCTTCCTGGCTCCGGCGCTGGTGCTGGCGGTGGGCTTCGTGACGACGCGGCGGCGAGGCCGTCGTGCTCCGCGCGCCCCGGTGGCGGCGGGAGGTGAGCGATGAAGGCGCGGGACCTGGCGCTCCAGGGCGCACTCGCGGCGGTGGCCCTGGTGGCCGCCTATCTGGTGTGGCAGCGGGCGCCCTCGGGGGCTCCTGGCGACGTGACGGTGGTGGAGCTTCCGTCGCGGGCGCTGGACCGCGTGCGCTTCGAGGACGAGGCCCGCTTCGTGGAGCTGTTCCGCGACGACAAGGACCGCGACCTGCTGTGGGTCCGGTTGGGCTTCAAGCCCGCGAAGCCGATGGCCCCCGAGGCCACGGATGGTGGCGCGGCCGCGGGGGACGGTGGAGCGGTGGCCGCCGTGGCGCCTCCACCTCCGCGCGAGCTGCGGGCCAACGAGGTGGCGCAGAAGCTCTTCCCTCGCTTCGCTCCGCTGCGTGCCACGCGCTCGCTCGGCGTGCTCGACGCGAAGAAGCTGGAGGAGGTGGGCCTGACGACGTCGCAGCGCAAGCTGACGATGACGCTGGGCGGAAAGGTGGAGTCCTTCGCGCTGGCCTCGACGACGGGCGGCTGGGGCACGCCGTACCTGCGCCGCGAGTCGGACGGGCACGTCTTCCTGCTGGGCCCCGCGCTGCTGCCCGACCTGGAGAACGCGAGCAGCCGCCTGGTGGACCGGCGGATGCACTTGTTCGACGTGGGTGACTTCGACGCGGTGGTCATCTCGTCGGGCGGTGTCTCGCGCTCCTTCGCCGCGAGCGGCAAGGCGCCCCACCCCGTCGCGCTGGCGCCGGAGGAGTCGCCGGACAAGCCGGACGAGTTCACCCGCAACTGGCATGACCGCGTGTGGCGGCTGGTGCCGTTGGACCTGCTGGGCCGCGACGAGCAGCCCGCGGGCGGTGCGCCCACCGAGTCCTTCCGCGTCGAGTACAAGCGCGGCGGCAAGGCCCTGGGGCAGCTCACCGTGGCGCGCGGCGCCGAGGGCTTCTTCGCGCGCACCGAGCACACCAGCGGCTGGGTCCGCCTGCCCGCGGGCGTGGACCCGCTGGCCTCGGAGGTGGCTCGCGTGACGACGCCCGTGTCGTCAGCCGGCGGGCCGTGAAGCGGCACCGGCCAGCCCGAACCTCACGTCGACGAAGCTGTACGCGGGCCAGGGCCCGGTGAAGCGGAAGGAGTAGAGGTCCGAGCGCGCGGCCAGCGTCCGGACCTTCGCCTCGAAGGCAGGCACCTCCGCCCGCGTGACGAGGAAGGCGGTGTTGAGCAGCATCCGCTCACCCACGGGGGAGTGGATGCGCGAGGCCGCCGCCAGCGGGCGCAGGCTCTCCAGCATCGCGGCCATGTCGAGCGCGGCGCGCAGTTCCACCGCGTGCCAGAGCCTCCGCTCGTGCTCCGTTTCCATTTCATCCACGCGACGACGCAGGCCCAGGTCCTCCAGCTCCATGCGACGGGCCAGGTGCTCGCGGTGGTGCAGCACCTTGACGCCCAGCTCCACCTTGCCGTCCAGCGCGCTCAGCGCGGTGGTGAGCACCGCCTTCGTGGTGCGGAGCAACTGCTGGACCTGTGCCCGCGAGCTCAGCACGGTGCCGAAGGCCACGGGCAGGAGCGTGTGGTCGCGCAGGATGACCTCGGAGGCGCGCTGGTGGGCCATCAGGTTCGCCCGCGTCGGGTCCACCCGGTGCGTGGAGATGGGGGACACCAGCGCCGTGAAGGCGCCCTCCCGCACGCCGTGAATCCGGGCCGGTGGCATGCCCAGCCCCAGCGCGCCCAGCTTCAAGGGGCCTTTCGCTCGCACCACGCCGTGGAGATACCATGGACCCCTGAAGTCCTCCTGGACCTCTGGGACTTCACGCGTCTTGGCGCCTCGCGAGGCCTTGCGCCGGAGGGGCTTCGCCTTGGCGGGGGGCGTGCGGGGCTTGGGGGCACTGGCGCTTCGAGGCTTCTGCTTGCGGGGAGTCTCCTCCCTCGCGGATGTCCCGCGCCGGCCTGGGGGCCTGGCCTTGCTGGAGGGGCGGGAGGGCCGCGGCATGGAGAGGCCCTACCGCGTCGCCGCGACCGCGCGCTGCGCGAGCAGGTTGCGGACCTCGGTGACGAGCTCATCCGGGAGGCAGGGCTTGGTGACGAACGAGTCGCACCCCGCGCCCCGGGCTTCGTCCGACTGGCCCGTCAGCGCGTGTCCGGTGAGGGCCACCACGGGGATGGTGCGCGTGCGGTCATCCTTCTTCAGCTGGCGCGTGGCCTCCCAGCCGTCGATGACGGGCAGCGACAGGTCCATCAGGATGATGTCCGGCACCAGCGCGAAGGCCTGGTCCAGTGCTTCCTGGCCATTCCGGGCCTGCGCCACGCGGAACCCCGAGTACTCGAGGTACTCCGCGTACATCTCCCGCGCGTCGTCGTAGTCGTCGACGACGAGCACGAGCGGCTGGAGATTCGGGGAGGGATTCGTCATGTCCGCCTCGGGCGTCGTGGAAAGTGCAGCGTGAAGGTCGACCCCTGCCCCGGGATACTCTGAAGGGTGACGCGTCCCCCCAGCATGTCGGCCAGACGACGGCAGATGGACAGCCCGAGCCCGGTGCCCCCATAGGCACGGGTGGGCGAGCTGTCCACCTGTTGGAAGTCCTCGAAAATCTTCTCCTGATAGGCCGGGTCGATGCCAATCCCGGTGTCCGTCACGGAGATGGTGAGCAGGGACGAAGGCGTGGCGCACTCCGCCGACACCCTCACAGAGCCCTCATGCGTGAACTTCAGGGCATTGGACAGGAGGTTGAGGACGACCTGCTTCATCTTCTGTCGGTCGCTGTGGACCTGGGGCAGCTTCGCACCCAGGTGTGTGCTCACCGCCAGCTTGCTGCGGACGATGATGGGGTCCATCTCCGCCATCACCTCCTGGAGCAGCTCCGGGATGCCGAAGTCCGACAGGTGCAGCGGCATCCGCCCCGCCTCGATGCGGGTGATGTCCAGGATTTCGTTGATGACCTCCAACAGGTGCCGGCCGTTGGAGTCGATGCGTGTCAGGTTGCGCCGCTGGATGGGGGTGAGCTCCCCCGACACGCCCTGCAGGAGCATGTTGGTGTAGCCGAGGATGGCATTGAGCGGCGTGCGGAACTCGTGGGACATGTTGGCCAGGAACTGCGACTTGGCCGCGCTGGCCTGCTCCAGCTGGATGGCCTGGCGGCGCAGCTTCTCGTTCTGCTCGGCCAGCTCCGCGGTGGCCACCTGCACGCGCGCCTCGAGCAGCGTGGAGACCTCCTTGAGCCGCTCCAGCAGGCGCGCCTTCTCCATGGCCTCGCCCCGGTCCTGGAAGAGCGTGACGATGCCCGTCAGCTCTCCGCCGTCTCCCAGGACCTTGGTGGCCACCGCCTCCATGGGGCGGGTGCCACCGCTGGTCGGGTCCACCAGGTTGAGCTGCGCGCGCCAGCGGGGGCCTCCTCCGGTGTCCAGCAGGTTGGCGAGGAACGAGGAGAACACGGCGTCGTTGGAGCGCACGCGGCGCTGCGCGGCGCGGCCTCCCTCGGTGGAGGAGGTGAAGAGCTTCTCCGCGGGCTCGTTCATCATCACCGCGCCGCCTGACGGGCTGGAGAGGATGATGGGGTCCGCCACCGAGTCGAGCACGCGGTCCAGGCGGTGGCGCTCGCTGCGGGCCTCGCGCTCGGTGGCGCGCAGGCGGCGGTAGCTCTCGCCCAGGGCCTGGGTGGCGCGGCCCAGGTCCGTCACGTTGCGCAGCACGCTCACCATGGCCTCGCGGCCGTCGGGGGCATACACGCGCGTGCCCACGAGCTCGAAGAGCAGGTCCAGGCCCTCGGAGGGGTCCACCAGGGGAATCTCGCGCCAGCTCACACCCGGCACGGGGCCTCGCGCGGTGCTGGCCACCGCGGTGGTGAACACGCGCTGGTTGAGGTGGACGGCGCGCTTGCGGCCGTCGCTCGCGTCGGGGCTCGCGACGAGCAGGGACTCCGCGCGCGCGTTGGCCAGCCGCAGGCGTCCGTCCAGGTCCGTGAGCAGCACGGGGTCCGTCACCGCGTCGATGATGTGGCGGAACAGCGCGCCACCGCCCAGGCCCAGCGGGCCGGACGTGACTTGCTTCGCGAGGTAGGGCCCCGCGTGGGCGGCGACCCAGGCGACCTCGGAGGGGAGGGTGGGGCCGTTGACCCAGATGAGCAGCAGGCCCACGGGGGATGCGCCCTCGCGGCCCAGCGGAACGGCGAACAGTCCTCCCGTTCCCGGGATGGGGATGAGCGCGCGCTCGGGTGGGAAGAAGCAGGGGACGGCCTGGGTGAGCACCTCCGCCAGCGGGTGCTCCGTGTCCGCGTCCGGCCCTTCCGTCAGCGCGACGTGCTGGGCCTCGGACAGGCCCGCGGACGCGAGACAGCCGAGCCTTCCTCCGGGCTCATCGCGCGTCAGACAGGCCACGGCGGGGGCGGGAGCATGCACGACCAGCCACTCCACCACCGCGCGCGCGCAGTCTTGCGCCGCGTCGCAGGTGAGCAACTGCTCGGCGAGGGCGAGGCGTGCATCGGCGCTGGTGGCGTGGGCGGTGGAGAGAGGGGCGGGAGAGGCCAATGCGTCAGGCTCCGGGAGAGGGACGGGGTGTGTCACCAGGGTGCGGGGAGTCGTTCGTCCAGACCTCCAGGAAGGTCACCACGACGCGAGCGGCGGTGTCCTCGGAAGAATCCTGGAGGGACGCGGCGTGGACGGTGTCGTCCCAACGAAGCCCGCGGTCCAGGACCCGGTCCATGACATCGACGAGACTGGTGCTTCCAGCCATTCTCTCCACGGGCATGCTTCGTGGCTCCCTGGGCTCGCGTCAGGGTTCGGGGGGCCGACCCATGTCTCTATCTAGCGCGGGCCTTCGAGTCGCCCCAGGCTCGCTTCCGACGCCGCGCGACTTGCCAACACCCGGCGCCTCGCTCTGTCCGCTCGTATACATCACGAGTGGTCGCCAAGCCGGGCTACCGGGCGGGCACGGGGCTCCTCGTTGCCGGGCTATCGGTTCCAGGACGCATCCCCAGGGCTGGGGGGCGCGGATGGCGCGTGAGCGCACCTTCGATGCCGTTTCTCCGGTCCGCACACACCGGGGCTGACCTGTGCTTGGGAATGCCGCGAGGCGGTCCAGGGGCGGTGGGGCGGCCCGACGTGGAGGGGTGGAGTGACACAAGAAACGGGTTGCACCGCGTGGATGGAGCGTCAGCATGCGGCCCTCCATGCTCCGCCCCGCGCCCGTTGCCACTCCGAGCCTTCTTCCCGAAGCCTTCACCCCCGAGGTCCGCCGCACGCTGGCTCGCGTGGACCCGAAGCTGGGCGCGCTGATGAAGCGCGTGGGCGGCTTCCGCCTCGAGCTGGGCCCGCTGCACAGCCCCTTCGCCGCGCTGGCGGAGTCCATCGTCTACCAGCAGCTGCACGGCAAGGCCGCCGCCGCCATCTTCGGGCGGGTCTGCGAGCGGGTGGGCAAGGGGCGGCGCTTCACGCCGCAGGCCCTGCTGGCGACCGCCGACACGGAGTTGCGCGAAGCGGGCCTGTCCGCCAACAAGCTGGCCGCGCTCCAGGACCTGGCGCGCAAGTCGCTGGACGGCACGGTGCCTCCGTTGGCGCGTGTGCGGAAGATGGAGGACGCGGAGCTCATCGAGCACTGCACCCAGGTGCGTGGCATCGGCCAGTGGACCGTGGAGATGCTGCTCATCTTCCGGTTGGGTCGG
Encoded here:
- a CDS encoding response regulator, with protein sequence MTNPSPNLQPLVLVVDDYDDAREMYAEYLEYSGFRVAQARNGQEALDQAFALVPDIILMDLSLPVIDGWEATRQLKKDDRTRTIPVVALTGHALTGQSDEARGAGCDSFVTKPCLPDELVTEVRNLLAQRAVAATR
- a CDS encoding ABC transporter ATP-binding protein, with protein sequence MIQVEGLTKYYGEHAAIRDLAFTIGQGEVIGFLGLNGAGKSTTLKVLGCVLLPTAGRVVIDGHDVVSNAHEVRQRIGYLPDVPPLYDEMTVGEYLAYVARLRGVTARDAAARVGEAEEKTGLREVDGELISTLSHGYRQRVGVAQALVHKPALLILDEPTSGLDPRQIVEMRDVIRGLKGTHTVLVSSHILPEISQTCDRLLIIHKGTLVAQGTEEELGRKMGGGGSIEVEVRGDQARAVEVLQGFGAVEVDRAVDGVVSLSLRASPDLRPRVAQAVVGAGLELLRLDQGAGQLESIFLRLTHGQEVRA
- a CDS encoding PAS domain-containing sensor histidine kinase — translated: MASPAPLSTAHATSADARLALAEQLLTCDAAQDCARAVVEWLVVHAPAPAVACLTRDEPGGRLGCLASAGLSEAQHVALTEGPDADTEHPLAEVLTQAVPCFFPPERALIPIPGTGGLFAVPLGREGASPVGLLLIWVNGPTLPSEVAWVAAHAGPYLAKQVTSGPLGLGGGALFRHIIDAVTDPVLLTDLDGRLRLANARAESLLVASPDASDGRKRAVHLNQRVFTTAVASTARGPVPGVSWREIPLVDPSEGLDLLFELVGTRVYAPDGREAMVSVLRNVTDLGRATQALGESYRRLRATEREARSERHRLDRVLDSVADPIILSSPSGGAVMMNEPAEKLFTSSTEGGRAAQRRVRSNDAVFSSFLANLLDTGGGPRWRAQLNLVDPTSGGTRPMEAVATKVLGDGGELTGIVTLFQDRGEAMEKARLLERLKEVSTLLEARVQVATAELAEQNEKLRRQAIQLEQASAAKSQFLANMSHEFRTPLNAILGYTNMLLQGVSGELTPIQRRNLTRIDSNGRHLLEVINEILDITRIEAGRMPLHLSDFGIPELLQEVMAEMDPIIVRSKLAVSTHLGAKLPQVHSDRQKMKQVVLNLLSNALKFTHEGSVRVSAECATPSSLLTISVTDTGIGIDPAYQEKIFEDFQQVDSSPTRAYGGTGLGLSICRRLADMLGGRVTLQSIPGQGSTFTLHFPRRPRRT
- a CDS encoding DNA-3-methyladenine glycosylase family protein, with protein sequence MRPSMLRPAPVATPSLLPEAFTPEVRRTLARVDPKLGALMKRVGGFRLELGPLHSPFAALAESIVYQQLHGKAAAAIFGRVCERVGKGRRFTPQALLATADTELREAGLSANKLAALQDLARKSLDGTVPPLARVRKMEDAELIEHCTQVRGIGQWTVEMLLIFRLGRPDVLPVDDFGVRKGFMLTYGLPEMPRPKTVLEFGERWRPWRSVASWYMWRATELPVEPAAD
- a CDS encoding ABC transporter permease; the encoded protein is MKALLIARRELSGYLRTLSGYVVIAVILALNGLFFNAYALGGASKRSAEVLSQFFYYSSGFTVVASVFISMRLLAEERQTGTLPLLYSSPLRDRDIVLGKFLAGFAFLSLYVLCTLYMPVLVLVNGKVSLGHVAAGYLGLLLLGSASLAVGTFGSALARNQLLAAITSAVMLVALILCWLLARITEQPLSDVFSAMSLWNQHFPPFQSGLIHVRDVVYYVVVTYVALFAATRVLEARRWR
- a CDS encoding GvpL/GvpF family gas vesicle protein, producing the protein MPRPSRPSSKARPPGRRGTSAREETPRKQKPRSASAPKPRTPPAKAKPLRRKASRGAKTREVPEVQEDFRGPWYLHGVVRAKGPLKLGALGLGMPPARIHGVREGAFTALVSPISTHRVDPTRANLMAHQRASEVILRDHTLLPVAFGTVLSSRAQVQQLLRTTKAVLTTALSALDGKVELGVKVLHHREHLARRMELEDLGLRRRVDEMETEHERRLWHAVELRAALDMAAMLESLRPLAAASRIHSPVGERMLLNTAFLVTRAEVPAFEAKVRTLAARSDLYSFRFTGPWPAYSFVDVRFGLAGAASRPAG
- a CDS encoding Gldg family protein; translated protein: MSPRPVSHGLATTLTFVAGLLAVFIGERILGVGTGRGLLSGAGVAAVVLATGWRFFASRGASVERRTVDGWVLGLYGLGLLALGLYFLQSDLGTSLFDARLSMKSPKLAVVLAALYPALLACCLAPLVLVETAVQAMARAPVLETGRARSALYSGLGMSFVVIFAFATVYVVTQANTTWDLSYYRTAKPGDSTRKVVRGLNEPLQVTLFFPPSNEVGEAVRQYFRDLSTESPQLLNVEWLDQAVEPTRARLLGVHNNGTVVLARGERREPLTVGLELDRSRGQLQRLDQEVQRRLMTVAKPRRVVYLTAGHGERADTRPVPGETPKPAVAQLKEVLRSQNVDVRSLGVSEGLGQEIPSDAAALVVLGATRDFLPEETTAVREYLQRGGRLLMALEPEGPRFEKLLEPLGLKYLGTPLANDQVYFRTTRQQSDRGNLGSVGFSSHPSVTSLTALGGQAAVALLGAGAMDQLQPLPTGIMHDVSVRAHGATFADANGNFTYDPGETRRTWPLVVAVEEPAAAGKSPMRAIVLADADAMSDVVLSNLGNEYLVLDSLRWLTGEEAVSGAVSSEEDVPIQHTREQDVAWFYATVFLAPALVLAVGFVTTRRRGRRAPRAPVAAGGER